In one Heptranchias perlo isolate sHepPer1 chromosome 25, sHepPer1.hap1, whole genome shotgun sequence genomic region, the following are encoded:
- the LOC137342206 gene encoding endoplasmic reticulum resident protein 29-like, which produces MAADGSSFLLFLTVGLLQFFIPTGALHTVGSLPLDTVTFYKVIPKQKYVLVKIDTQYPYGEKQDEFKKLAENSASSKELLVAEVGISDYGEKENSELGVKYNVEKDDYPIYLLFINGDLENPVRYTSEINQDTIQQWLKSKGVWVGMLGCLEEYDSLAMEFRSTSTQEGRQKIMEKVKAMVQETPESEQKLAEQYHKIMSKVLVQGDSFVRSEIARIGKLLGESKMSSTKKMELQKRQNILSSFQIPSIVKEDL; this is translated from the exons ATGGCAGCAGACGGCAGCTCCTTTCTCCTCTTCCTGACCGTGGGGCTTTTGCAATTTTTTATTCCCACTGGGGCCCTACACACAGTCGGCTCCCTCCCTCTGGACACGGTCACTTTTTACAAG GTTATTCCCAAACAGAAGTATGTCCTGGTAAAGATTGACACGCAGTATCCATATGGAGAGAAACAGGATGAGTTTAAGAAATTAGCGGAAAACTCTGCTTCCAGCAAGGAGCTCTTGGTGGCTGAGGTGGGAATATCAG ATTATGGTGAAAAGGAAAATTCAGAACTTGGGgtgaaatataatgtggaaaaggaTGACTATCCCATCTACTTGCTGTTCATTAACGGGGATTTGGAGAATCCTGTCCGGTACACCAGTGAGATTAATCAGGACACCATTCAGCAGTGGCTGAAGAGTAAAGGTGTGTGGGTCGGGATGCTTGGCTGCCTGGAGGAGTACGATTCCTTGGCCATGGAGTTTCGCAGCACGAGCACCCAGGAGGGCCGCCAGAAGATCATGGAGAAGGTGAAGGCCATGGTGCAGGAGACGCCAGAGTCAGAGCAGAAATTGGCAGAACAGTACCACAAAATTATGAGCAAGGTCCTGGTGCAAGGCGACTCGTTCGTCCGTTCTGAGATTGCTCGGATCGGCAAACTGCTGGGAGAGAGCAAAATGAGCTCGACCAAGAAGATGGAGCTTCAGAAACGTCAGAACATCCTGAGCTCGTTCCAAATACCCAGCATTGTAAAAGAAGATTTGTGA